The following are encoded in a window of Lactobacillus panisapium genomic DNA:
- a CDS encoding DnaD domain protein: protein MFETPNPKQPFFIANRVDIFPEDVRVLVKLYQPLIGSLAFSLYFSLNEDFNAHAMLSDSTGIYALQEQLDCDVKHLFSALHKLEGVGLVQTRLLNNEIMGQVLVFRLTCIPSSSEFFSTPLLASLLKEKVGISAFQKLSKDFARESKSKQNQVNGMQNADDISASFMEVFRLPEQEAIEPSVDVKYAAKENKTDNNIKATINEHDTVDWNFMKQQFEIYQIPGTEIDRNREAIRSVMRTYGLTEQEFVDEALTSIHGDYHLDMVQIKQAIASGIHGSHTRTRIKQETKKYNDDQPINAKLSKNEQQVLQLAKSKSPAQFLYRLKTDRHDYVDASEYKVLDSLYNEKGIPADLLNILTYACLKSAPNISYRLANRILHDWLQHGVKDGAQAIEYMQKREQNKVKYPRYVQNKRVEKGTDWSKKKSSVKSDVSSADLKDFFKKFEDQNGMK, encoded by the coding sequence ATGTTTGAGACCCCTAATCCCAAACAACCATTTTTTATTGCTAACCGAGTTGATATTTTCCCAGAAGATGTGCGGGTTCTGGTTAAACTTTATCAGCCGTTGATTGGTTCACTAGCATTTTCCTTATATTTTAGTTTAAATGAGGACTTTAATGCGCATGCAATGCTATCGGACTCAACGGGTATTTATGCTCTGCAAGAACAGCTTGACTGTGATGTTAAGCACTTATTTTCTGCTTTACATAAGCTCGAGGGTGTTGGCCTAGTTCAGACGCGTTTACTTAATAATGAAATCATGGGTCAAGTGCTTGTTTTTCGCTTAACCTGCATCCCTAGCAGCAGTGAATTTTTTTCAACGCCTCTTTTAGCAAGCTTACTTAAAGAAAAAGTTGGTATTTCTGCCTTTCAAAAATTAAGTAAGGATTTTGCTCGTGAAAGTAAGTCTAAGCAGAACCAAGTTAATGGTATGCAGAATGCTGATGATATCTCTGCTTCGTTTATGGAAGTTTTTCGTTTGCCTGAGCAAGAAGCAATTGAGCCTTCAGTTGATGTCAAATATGCCGCAAAAGAAAATAAAACGGACAATAATATCAAAGCTACTATTAATGAGCATGATACGGTTGACTGGAATTTCATGAAACAGCAATTTGAAATTTACCAGATTCCAGGAACGGAGATTGACCGTAATCGGGAAGCAATCCGCTCTGTAATGCGCACTTACGGGTTAACAGAACAAGAATTTGTCGATGAGGCCCTGACAAGTATTCACGGTGATTATCACTTGGATATGGTGCAAATTAAACAAGCGATTGCTAGTGGCATTCACGGCTCTCATACTAGGACTCGAATTAAGCAAGAAACTAAGAAATATAATGATGATCAACCGATAAATGCTAAATTGAGTAAAAATGAGCAGCAAGTATTGCAACTAGCTAAAAGTAAATCACCAGCTCAATTTTTGTACCGGTTGAAGACTGATCGGCATGATTATGTTGATGCCAGTGAATATAAAGTACTTGATAGTTTATATAATGAAAAGGGAATCCCGGCTGATTTGCTTAATATCTTAACTTATGCCTGCTTAAAAAGTGCACCGAATATTTCATACCGCTTGGCTAATCGGATTTTACATGATTGGCTTCAACATGGTGTTAAAGATGGGGCCCAAGCAATTGAATATATGCAAAAAAGGGAGCAAAATAAGGTTAAGTACCCCCGTTATGTGCAAAATAAACGCGTTGAAAAAGGTACTGATTGGAGTAAGAAAAAATCTAGTGTTAAGTCCGATGTTTCTTCAGCTGACTTAAAAGACTTTTTCAAAAAATTTGAAGATCAAAATGGCATGAAGTAG
- the nrdR gene encoding transcriptional regulator NrdR: MECPNCRQNASRVIDSRPSDENRAIRRRRECENCGFRFTTFERIETTPLLVIKNDNTREPFNRKKILHGVMAAGQKRPITSSQFEQLVDHVENKVRQQGVSEISSKKIGQLVMDELAELDDVAYIRFASIYREFKDMSSFMKTMEDMIAKREKGN, translated from the coding sequence ATGGAATGTCCTAATTGTCGGCAAAATGCCTCGCGCGTGATTGATTCTCGACCGAGTGATGAAAATCGTGCTATTAGAAGACGGCGTGAATGCGAAAACTGTGGTTTTCGGTTTACTACTTTTGAGCGAATTGAAACAACACCATTATTGGTAATCAAAAATGACAATACCCGGGAACCTTTTAACCGAAAAAAGATTTTGCATGGTGTCATGGCAGCTGGTCAAAAGCGTCCAATTACAAGCTCGCAGTTCGAGCAATTGGTTGATCATGTTGAAAATAAGGTTAGACAGCAGGGAGTAAGTGAGATTTCTTCGAAGAAAATCGGTCAACTAGTAATGGATGAATTGGCTGAACTAGATGATGTTGCTTACATTCGCTTTGCTTCCATTTACCGTGAATTTAAAGATATGTCTAGTTTCATGAAAACAATGGAGGATATGATTGCTAAGCGAGAGAAGGGGAACTAG
- the thrS gene encoding threonine--tRNA ligase yields the protein MGFSITLPDGSKREFDQAITIGELAHGISTSLGKAALAGKVDGKLQPVDFELNQDAQVAIITDKDEEGLAVLRATVAFVFEAVAKKAYPELHFGEHAADDDGFFVDTDKENQIKISELPQLENAVKKAVKAGEKIESVILPKAELADRYQDDPFKLELLKEENEEVHAYKLGDFVDFGFEALLPNTGKIKQFKLLSVAGAYWQGQSSNPMLQRISGTAFFKKADLDADIKRREEIKERDHRTIGRDLDLFFVDPKVGAGLPYWMPKGATIRRVVERYIIDKEVADGYQHVYTPVLMNVDAYKTSGHWAHYRDDMFPPMDMGDGEMLELRPMNCPSHIQIYKHHIRSYRELPIRIAELGMMHRYEKSGALSGLQRVREMTLNDGHTFVTLDQVQEEFSKILKLIMEVYKDFDITDYYFRLSYRDPKNTEKYFANDEMWERSQSMLKKAMDDMGLDYVEAEGEAAFYGPKLDIQTKTALGADETMSTIQLDFMLPERFNLSYVGQDGEEHRPVMIHRGIVGTMERFIAYLIEIYKGAFPTWLAPVQVEVIPVNLDAHSEYAKKVRDELNKQGFRAEADLRNEKLGYKIRESQTQKVPYTLVLGDKEMEANNVNVRRYGTEEEVAKSFDEFLSEIKQDVKSYSRND from the coding sequence ATGGGTTTTTCAATTACTTTGCCAGATGGATCAAAGCGTGAATTTGACCAGGCAATTACAATCGGTGAATTAGCACACGGCATTTCAACTTCACTTGGTAAGGCGGCATTAGCCGGGAAAGTTGATGGCAAGCTGCAACCGGTTGACTTTGAACTTAACCAAGATGCCCAAGTGGCAATTATTACTGATAAAGATGAAGAAGGTTTAGCTGTTTTGCGTGCAACGGTGGCATTTGTATTTGAAGCTGTTGCTAAAAAGGCATATCCTGAACTTCATTTTGGAGAACATGCTGCTGATGATGATGGCTTTTTCGTTGATACTGACAAGGAAAACCAAATTAAAATCAGTGAACTGCCACAACTAGAAAATGCTGTCAAAAAGGCGGTTAAAGCTGGTGAAAAAATTGAATCAGTAATTTTACCAAAAGCAGAATTAGCTGATAGATATCAGGATGATCCGTTTAAATTAGAATTATTAAAAGAAGAAAATGAAGAAGTCCACGCATATAAGCTAGGCGACTTTGTTGATTTTGGTTTTGAAGCACTTTTGCCAAATACAGGTAAAATTAAGCAGTTTAAGTTACTATCTGTTGCCGGAGCATACTGGCAAGGTCAATCTTCTAACCCAATGCTTCAACGAATCTCCGGAACTGCCTTCTTTAAAAAAGCAGATCTTGACGCTGACATTAAGCGCCGTGAAGAGATCAAAGAGCGTGATCACCGAACAATTGGCCGTGATTTAGACTTATTCTTTGTTGATCCTAAGGTTGGTGCTGGTCTTCCTTACTGGATGCCAAAGGGAGCAACAATTCGTCGCGTTGTTGAACGCTATATTATCGATAAGGAAGTCGCTGATGGTTACCAACATGTTTATACGCCAGTCTTAATGAATGTTGATGCGTATAAGACTTCAGGCCACTGGGCACATTACCGTGATGATATGTTTCCACCAATGGACATGGGTGACGGTGAAATGCTTGAACTTCGGCCAATGAACTGCCCATCACATATTCAAATTTACAAGCATCATATTCGTTCATACCGTGAATTACCTATTAGAATTGCTGAATTGGGAATGATGCATCGTTACGAAAAGTCCGGTGCTTTATCTGGTTTGCAACGTGTTCGGGAAATGACTTTAAATGATGGTCATACATTTGTAACTCTTGATCAAGTTCAAGAAGAATTTTCGAAGATCTTGAAATTGATCATGGAAGTATACAAGGACTTTGATATCACTGATTACTACTTTAGACTTTCATATCGTGATCCAAAGAATACCGAGAAGTACTTTGCTAATGATGAAATGTGGGAAAGAAGTCAATCAATGCTGAAAAAGGCAATGGATGATATGGGTCTTGACTACGTTGAAGCAGAAGGTGAAGCTGCCTTTTACGGTCCTAAGCTTGACATTCAAACTAAGACTGCCTTGGGTGCAGACGAAACGATGTCAACTATTCAATTAGACTTTATGTTGCCAGAACGTTTCAACTTATCTTATGTGGGTCAAGATGGTGAAGAACACCGTCCAGTCATGATTCACCGCGGAATCGTTGGTACGATGGAACGTTTCATTGCTTATCTGATTGAAATTTATAAGGGTGCTTTCCCAACTTGGCTTGCACCAGTTCAAGTGGAAGTAATTCCAGTCAATCTCGATGCTCATTCAGAGTATGCTAAGAAGGTTCGCGATGAGCTCAACAAGCAAGGCTTCAGGGCTGAAGCTGATCTGCGCAATGAGAAATTGGGCTATAAGATTCGTGAATCGCAAACCCAAAAAGTACCATATACCTTAGTTTTGGGTGACAAGGAAATGGAAGCAAATAATGTCAACGTTCGTCGCTATGGTACCGAAGAAGAAGTAGCTAAGAGCTTTGACGAATTCTTATCCGAAATTAAACAAGATGTTAAGTCATATTCAAGAAATGACTAA
- the dnaI gene encoding primosomal protein DnaI codes for MKSINNFLDKKKADHLDVAKIRAEILSEPKIKQFISENQDKITSEMIDKSMSALFEFYLDQQNKKDPVTKGYRPKLILNTNAIDIIYAPENSKLEHDRELAAKKHLRLINLPSSLHDVRLSQVEITPQRQQAMAEIGQFLAAYSQNTHQKGLYLSGNFGVGKTFILAGLANSLAMMNKYVIFMHVPNFIASLSSHFNDNSLMTEINRIANCDVLIMDDIGAENLSQWSRDEVLAVILQSRMDNQLPTFFSSNFSMDDLEEHFKETKNAIDPIKAARLMERVRTLAKEVIVSGPNRRR; via the coding sequence ATGAAGTCAATCAATAATTTTTTAGACAAGAAAAAAGCCGACCATCTTGATGTAGCTAAGATTCGGGCCGAGATTCTATCCGAGCCAAAAATTAAACAGTTTATTAGTGAAAATCAAGATAAAATCACCTCTGAAATGATTGATAAAAGCATGTCTGCTTTATTCGAATTTTACCTAGATCAGCAGAATAAAAAAGATCCAGTGACCAAGGGTTATCGGCCTAAATTAATCTTGAATACGAATGCAATTGATATCATTTATGCTCCTGAAAATAGCAAGTTGGAACATGATCGTGAACTTGCAGCTAAAAAGCACTTGCGCTTGATTAATTTGCCTAGCAGCTTGCATGATGTCCGCTTAAGTCAGGTGGAAATAACACCGCAGCGCCAGCAAGCAATGGCTGAGATTGGGCAATTTTTGGCAGCTTACTCGCAGAATACGCATCAAAAAGGCCTGTATTTATCCGGTAACTTTGGTGTCGGTAAAACATTTATCTTGGCCGGTTTAGCTAATTCTTTAGCGATGATGAATAAGTATGTCATCTTTATGCATGTTCCTAATTTTATTGCCAGCTTATCCAGTCACTTTAATGATAATAGTCTAATGACTGAAATTAACCGGATTGCAAACTGTGATGTATTAATTATGGATGATATTGGCGCTGAAAATTTGAGCCAGTGGTCACGCGATGAAGTTTTAGCTGTTATTTTGCAATCAAGAATGGATAATCAACTACCGACATTTTTCTCTTCCAACTTTTCAATGGATGATTTGGAAGAGCACTTTAAAGAAACCAAAAATGCCATTGATCCAATTAAGGCTGCCAGATTGATGGAGCGAGTACGTACTTTGGCTAAAGAAGTCATTGTTTCTGGACCAAACAGGCGACGTTAA
- a CDS encoding amino acid ABC transporter ATP-binding protein, with the protein MSMIEFHDVQKYYGKFHALHDINLEIDKGETVVLIGPSGSGKSTLIRTVNRLESIQGGKLIVNNQDLSNPKTDSNRLRQDVGMVFQHFNLYKNKNVLENIMLAPRIVSHMPEEENKKQAMDLLKMVGLEDKAQNMPAQISGGQKQRVAIARSLAMRPKLLLFDEPTSALDPEMIDDVLQVIKKVTSVSDMTSLIVTHEMGFAKEVANRVIFMDQGHIVEDDESQAFFKQPKTERARQFLSKIISH; encoded by the coding sequence ATGTCAATGATAGAATTTCACGACGTGCAAAAATATTACGGAAAATTTCACGCTTTACACGATATTAATTTGGAGATAGATAAGGGTGAAACAGTAGTTTTAATCGGTCCTTCTGGCTCGGGTAAAAGTACATTAATTCGTACGGTCAATCGTTTGGAATCAATTCAGGGCGGCAAGTTAATAGTTAATAATCAAGATTTATCAAATCCTAAGACCGATTCGAACCGATTGCGTCAAGATGTAGGAATGGTATTTCAACACTTCAACCTTTATAAAAATAAAAATGTGTTAGAAAATATTATGCTTGCACCGCGTATAGTTAGCCATATGCCGGAAGAAGAAAATAAAAAACAGGCGATGGATTTACTTAAAATGGTTGGCCTAGAAGATAAGGCGCAAAATATGCCTGCTCAAATATCTGGTGGTCAAAAGCAAAGAGTTGCGATTGCACGCTCTTTAGCTATGCGGCCTAAATTACTCTTATTTGATGAACCTACTTCAGCTCTTGATCCAGAAATGATTGACGATGTTTTACAGGTAATTAAAAAGGTAACTTCAGTAAGTGATATGACATCGCTGATTGTGACCCACGAAATGGGTTTTGCCAAGGAAGTTGCTAACCGGGTTATCTTTATGGATCAGGGTCATATCGTAGAAGATGATGAAAGTCAGGCTTTCTTCAAGCAGCCTAAGACAGAACGAGCTCGGCAATTTCTGAGCAAAATTATTTCGCACTAG
- a CDS encoding transporter substrate-binding domain-containing protein, translating into MASMKKLLWPLVIIFSAFMLTGCGKKVTDQSALKNVRSTNTITWAVEGDKRLFSLIDIRDDQEKGFDIDMAKAITKEILGPKGQAKFTLATSQSRIPLLKNGNVDAVIATLTITPERAKVISFSKSYFQAGKSLLVPKGSKIRKASDLNGKTVIGIVGDNSVEVIKKVAPKAKVVAMQDYGQAVSALKSHQGDALTSDNGVLYGLAAQSPDSLEVRGGTFTREPYGIAVNKNQEPFHKAINRAIDHIYSSGEYNRLIKKWFGQVPGFNYKEMYYK; encoded by the coding sequence GTGGCCAGCATGAAAAAACTACTGTGGCCCCTAGTCATAATTTTCAGTGCGTTCATGCTGACTGGTTGTGGTAAGAAAGTGACTGATCAGTCAGCTTTAAAAAACGTTCGTTCCACCAATACAATAACTTGGGCTGTTGAAGGTGATAAAAGATTATTTAGTTTAATTGATATTAGAGATGACCAAGAAAAGGGCTTTGATATTGATATGGCAAAGGCAATAACCAAAGAAATTTTAGGCCCTAAGGGTCAAGCAAAATTTACTTTGGCAACTTCACAATCAAGAATTCCTTTGCTCAAAAACGGCAATGTTGATGCGGTTATTGCGACACTTACAATTACCCCTGAACGGGCTAAAGTGATTAGTTTTTCTAAGTCTTATTTTCAGGCAGGTAAGTCATTACTAGTCCCTAAAGGTTCAAAAATTAGAAAAGCAAGCGATTTGAATGGTAAAACGGTTATCGGAATCGTGGGCGACAATTCTGTTGAGGTAATCAAAAAAGTGGCGCCTAAGGCCAAAGTGGTGGCCATGCAGGACTATGGTCAAGCAGTTTCTGCTTTGAAATCACACCAAGGTGATGCCTTAACAAGTGATAACGGTGTTTTATATGGTTTAGCCGCTCAAAGCCCAGACAGTTTAGAAGTTCGCGGCGGTACTTTTACCAGGGAGCCGTATGGTATTGCAGTTAATAAAAATCAGGAACCATTTCATAAAGCAATTAATCGTGCGATTGACCATATTTACAGTAGTGGTGAATATAACCGATTAATCAAGAAGTGGTTTGGTCAAGTACCAGGTTTTAACTATAAGGAGATGTATTACAAATGA